From the genome of Nocardia sp. NBC_01503, one region includes:
- a CDS encoding YncE family protein: MRRRGWIRSALAGAAALTLLTGCSSGEDGGDKPTIAPATPATAPAVTGVPTGQVTPSTAISALLAEPSTGVLAVVTDAGRTLTLIDKTGTRTVALPGVVASLAAGKPGEILISAPGKIIRLDTATAKTTEVALDGDVRSAAVRANGDLVAGLGTGKVLIVAPDGAVRESISGLVSADAIDTCTDTVVVLDRRQTALTELNLPDKRLGLTLRTGDGAANMIGDHFGRRIVTDTAGNELLVYTADPLVLRQRFPVGSSPYALAYDQRSETVWVTLTGSNEVVGYDLSTGIPVEVGRYPTVRQPDSVTVDASTGDLFVGSATGDGLQRITADQRKRGQ; the protein is encoded by the coding sequence ATGCGCCGTCGCGGCTGGATCCGGTCGGCCCTCGCGGGCGCGGCCGCGCTGACCCTGCTGACCGGATGCTCCTCCGGCGAGGACGGCGGGGACAAACCGACCATCGCACCCGCGACGCCCGCCACCGCGCCCGCGGTCACCGGCGTCCCGACCGGGCAGGTGACCCCGTCCACCGCGATCAGCGCGCTGCTGGCCGAACCCTCCACCGGTGTGCTGGCCGTGGTCACCGATGCGGGCAGGACACTGACGCTCATCGACAAGACCGGCACCAGAACCGTTGCCCTGCCCGGTGTGGTCGCCTCGCTCGCGGCGGGTAAGCCCGGGGAGATCCTGATCTCGGCGCCCGGCAAGATCATTCGCCTCGACACCGCCACCGCCAAGACGACCGAGGTCGCCCTCGACGGTGATGTGCGCTCGGCCGCCGTGCGCGCGAACGGTGATCTCGTGGCCGGACTCGGCACCGGCAAGGTCCTCATAGTGGCCCCCGATGGTGCTGTGCGCGAAAGCATTTCGGGTCTGGTCTCCGCCGACGCCATCGACACCTGCACCGATACCGTGGTCGTGCTGGACCGCCGCCAGACCGCCCTGACCGAGCTCAACCTGCCCGACAAACGCCTGGGCCTGACCCTGCGCACCGGTGACGGGGCGGCGAACATGATCGGCGATCACTTCGGCCGCCGCATCGTCACCGACACCGCGGGTAACGAACTGCTCGTCTACACCGCCGATCCATTGGTCCTGCGCCAGCGTTTCCCGGTAGGCTCTTCGCCCTACGCACTCGCCTACGATCAGCGGTCCGAGACCGTGTGGGTGACGCTGACAGGCAGTAACGAAGTCGTCGGTTACGACCTGTCGACGGGTATACCGGTAGAGGTGGGGCGCTACCCGACGGTGCGCCAGCCCGATTCGGTCACCGTCGACGCGTCCACCGGTGACCTGTTCGTGGGATCCGCGACCGGTGACGGTCTGCAACGGATCACCGCGGACCAGCGGAAGAGAGGGCAGTGA
- a CDS encoding DUF6670 family protein, protein MVEAQRLVGLVNRTGRVNGSPFDSGRSMSPPSGRRRNWVHYGVMVPDLPEPHRSFGVMSILGTPGVAIFANDHAITTTPSDTVYTSSATASMADGQFLVHSIDRDCEFASDGSHLRFGEELVIAGTYPHFTVRRTHPEITVELEIEATDKVAHFANIPALYRHWSLLSTYRGQIDYRGERVEVQGLCTVEYAAGVGTHSVRASTRPKLPAKFFTYHVLNLDDRTQALLVQVLGPAGFPIQKAVYLRSLDGYGGVFTRGFDFRVREFEAEPRRTPDGRTMRLPNSLSWRVLDDQGRDLIAVDGKAGGDYSYGLGAGFVGTYDYTGTYLGREVSGRAYLEYIDCR, encoded by the coding sequence ATGGTCGAGGCGCAACGATTGGTCGGTCTGGTGAATCGAACCGGGCGGGTGAACGGTTCCCCCTTCGATTCCGGCCGGTCGATGAGCCCGCCGTCCGGGCGGCGGCGGAACTGGGTGCACTACGGGGTCATGGTGCCCGATCTGCCCGAACCGCACCGTTCGTTCGGGGTCATGTCGATCCTGGGGACGCCCGGAGTGGCGATCTTCGCCAATGATCACGCGATCACAACCACCCCGTCCGACACGGTGTACACCTCCTCGGCGACCGCATCCATGGCGGACGGGCAGTTCCTCGTGCACAGTATCGATCGCGACTGCGAGTTCGCCTCGGACGGCAGCCACCTTCGCTTCGGCGAGGAACTCGTCATCGCCGGTACCTACCCGCACTTCACGGTGCGCCGCACCCATCCCGAGATCACCGTCGAACTCGAGATCGAGGCCACCGACAAGGTGGCCCACTTCGCGAACATCCCTGCGCTGTACCGGCATTGGAGCCTGCTGTCGACCTATCGCGGTCAAATCGATTATCGCGGTGAGCGTGTCGAGGTGCAGGGTTTGTGCACAGTCGAATACGCCGCCGGTGTCGGAACGCACAGCGTGAGGGCCTCCACCCGACCCAAGCTGCCCGCGAAGTTCTTCACCTACCATGTCCTGAACCTCGACGACCGCACACAGGCCTTGCTGGTCCAGGTCCTCGGTCCCGCGGGGTTCCCGATCCAGAAAGCGGTCTATCTGCGCTCACTCGACGGTTACGGCGGCGTATTCACCCGCGGCTTCGACTTCCGCGTACGCGAATTCGAAGCCGAGCCGCGGCGCACCCCCGACGGCCGGACGATGCGACTGCCGAATTCGTTGTCGTGGCGGGTACTCGACGACCAGGGCCGGGACTTGATCGCCGTCGACGGCAAGGCCGGCGGTGACTACTCCTATGGGCTCGGCGCCGGGTTCGTCGGCACCTACGACTACACCGGCACCTACCTGGGCCGCGAGGTCTCCGGCCGCGCCTACCTCGAGTACATCGACTGCCGCTGA
- a CDS encoding heme ABC transporter ATP-binding protein, producing MSTVLRSITGVFARPHELPATPAPGTVTLRARGVGLTRTGGNRVLDGVDFDVLAGQIVALVGPNGAGKSTLLAALAGELEPSHGTVELDGKPLTDWAPLDMARRRAVLPQNHTVGFPFTAREVVAMGRAPWARTGRQDADEKIIAEALAATDVEHLAARAFPALSGGERARVALARVLAQDTATLLLDEPTAALDLGHQEQVLHLARERAATGAAVVVVLHDLGVAAAYADRVAVLDSGRLAADGPPREVLTTELLTRVYKHPVDVFDHPETGAQLVLPVRRRH from the coding sequence GTGAGCACCGTATTGCGAAGTATCACCGGCGTTTTCGCCCGCCCGCACGAACTGCCCGCCACCCCGGCCCCGGGAACGGTCACCCTGCGCGCCCGCGGTGTCGGCCTGACCCGCACCGGCGGCAACCGAGTCCTGGACGGCGTGGACTTCGACGTCCTCGCCGGACAGATCGTGGCCCTGGTCGGCCCCAACGGCGCGGGCAAATCCACGCTGCTGGCCGCCCTCGCCGGGGAACTCGAACCCTCGCACGGCACAGTCGAACTCGACGGCAAACCCCTCACCGACTGGGCACCCCTGGACATGGCCCGCCGCCGCGCGGTCCTGCCGCAGAACCACACCGTCGGATTCCCCTTCACCGCACGTGAAGTCGTCGCCATGGGCCGCGCCCCCTGGGCCCGCACCGGCCGCCAGGACGCCGATGAGAAGATCATCGCCGAGGCCCTGGCCGCCACCGACGTGGAACACCTTGCCGCGCGCGCCTTCCCGGCCCTGTCCGGTGGTGAACGCGCCCGCGTCGCCCTGGCCCGCGTCCTGGCCCAGGACACCGCGACCCTGCTGCTGGACGAACCCACCGCCGCTCTGGACCTGGGCCACCAGGAACAGGTCCTGCACCTGGCCCGCGAACGCGCCGCCACCGGAGCCGCGGTCGTGGTGGTGCTGCACGACCTCGGTGTCGCCGCCGCCTACGCCGACCGCGTCGCGGTGCTGGACTCCGGTCGCCTCGCCGCCGACGGCCCACCCCGTGAGGTCCTGACCACCGAACTACTCACCCGCGTCTACAAACACCCGGTCGATGTCTTCGACCATCCCGAGACCGGTGCGCAGTTGGTGCTCCCGGTGCGCAGACGACACTGA
- a CDS encoding DUF2568 domain-containing protein → MTVLKGANLLLMFLLELCVLGSAIAWGLRLDAPLIVRIPAAVVATAVFVVVWAVFGAAHDARIPVRGWKRAVLEVVWFGAAAVLLGFAWHPIAGAVLFLLWLGNAGLRIAWDQVYTEQAADALRAAQDE, encoded by the coding sequence GTGACTGTTCTCAAGGGCGCGAACCTGCTCCTGATGTTCCTGCTCGAGCTGTGCGTACTGGGCTCGGCCATCGCGTGGGGCTTACGCCTGGACGCCCCGCTGATCGTGCGCATTCCGGCCGCCGTCGTGGCGACGGCGGTGTTCGTGGTGGTGTGGGCGGTCTTCGGCGCGGCCCATGACGCGCGCATCCCGGTGCGCGGCTGGAAGCGCGCGGTCCTCGAGGTCGTCTGGTTCGGTGCCGCGGCTGTGCTGCTGGGCTTCGCCTGGCATCCGATCGCCGGTGCGGTGCTGTTCCTGCTGTGGCTGGGCAATGCGGGCCTGCGCATCGCGTGGGATCAGGTGTACACCGAGCAGGCCGCCGATGCCCTGCGCGCGGCACAGGACGAGTAG
- a CDS encoding aldo/keto reductase, giving the protein MEQRTVGRSGLRVSRLGLATHTWGRETDAEDAAAQLAAFAEAGGTLVDTSPAYCDGAAQRILGPLVRELGREELVLSVCSGQRATRTDPAAGPAPAPVRWRVDASRRTMMRQLDQTLELLGTDHLDLWTVAAWDPHTPLEEVAATLEYAVRTGRVRYAGVRGYDGWQLATLACTAPLTAAQTPYSLLARGVEHEFVPAAQHHGLGIIATAPLAGGILTGKYRDGVPADSRGADEATAAEINATLDDRAVRVVDAVVTAADGLGTSPLAVALAWIRDQPGVASMIVGARDIGQLTGVLAAETLELPRAITAALGDVSARTE; this is encoded by the coding sequence ATGGAACAGCGGACGGTGGGGCGCAGCGGGCTCCGAGTATCCCGGCTCGGACTGGCCACCCACACCTGGGGCCGGGAGACCGACGCCGAGGACGCGGCAGCACAATTGGCCGCCTTCGCCGAGGCGGGCGGCACCCTGGTGGACACCTCCCCCGCCTACTGCGACGGTGCGGCACAACGCATTCTGGGCCCGCTGGTGCGTGAGCTCGGGCGCGAGGAACTGGTGTTGAGCGTCTGCTCCGGACAGCGGGCCACCCGTACCGATCCGGCCGCCGGACCCGCGCCCGCGCCGGTGCGCTGGCGGGTGGACGCCTCGCGCCGCACCATGATGCGCCAACTCGATCAGACCCTGGAGTTGCTGGGCACCGATCACCTGGATCTGTGGACCGTGGCCGCCTGGGATCCGCACACCCCGCTCGAAGAGGTCGCCGCCACACTCGAATACGCGGTCCGCACCGGACGGGTGCGCTACGCCGGCGTGCGCGGCTACGACGGCTGGCAGCTGGCGACGCTGGCCTGCACCGCGCCGCTGACCGCCGCGCAGACCCCCTACTCGCTGCTGGCGCGTGGCGTCGAACACGAATTCGTGCCCGCCGCACAGCATCACGGCCTGGGCATCATCGCCACCGCACCGTTGGCGGGCGGCATTCTCACCGGCAAATACCGTGACGGCGTGCCCGCGGATTCGCGTGGTGCGGACGAGGCCACCGCCGCGGAGATCAACGCCACCCTCGACGATCGGGCCGTGCGCGTGGTCGACGCGGTGGTCACCGCCGCCGACGGTCTGGGCACCTCACCGCTGGCCGTGGCGCTGGCCTGGATTCGTGACCAGCCCGGCGTGGCCAGCATGATCGTCGGGGCCCGCGATATCGGCCAGCTCACCGGTGTGCTGGCCGCGGAAACCCTGGAACTGCCGCGCGCCATCACCGCCGCATTGGGCGACGTCAGTGCACGCACCGAATGA
- a CDS encoding FecCD family ABC transporter permease: MRSVPESVDLNAEVDSIAVHGKPVTGRGGSRSRTTAIFAGALLGLIVLALISAAVGQVPTTPLEVAGSFLHRIGLDWGPMPAHPAGDVTLWEVRFPRVVMAMLVGAALATAGALLQGVFANPLAEPGVIGVSAGAAVGAGTVIVVGGTFVASWSVAAGAFVAGLLTTLLVYVLSRSNGRTEVVTLVLTGVAINAFAGGLISFLLFSASPAARDQIVFWQMGSLNGATWQSVAVVAPLTALGVAAAVLMAPRLDLLALGESAARHLGVDVERLRRNVIVVVAILATAGVAFTGIILFVGLIVPHLVRMMVGPAHRVLIPLSAIVGAVVLVAADIGARALVHNADLPLGMLTSLVGGPFFFWLLRRTRARSGGWA, from the coding sequence ATGCGGTCCGTGCCGGAATCGGTGGATTTGAACGCCGAAGTGGATTCGATTGCGGTGCACGGCAAGCCGGTGACCGGGCGCGGTGGTTCCCGCTCGCGCACGACGGCGATCTTCGCCGGGGCGCTGCTGGGTCTGATCGTGCTGGCGTTGATCTCGGCGGCCGTGGGTCAGGTGCCGACCACACCCCTCGAGGTCGCGGGCAGTTTCCTGCATCGCATCGGCTTGGACTGGGGGCCGATGCCCGCACATCCCGCCGGTGATGTGACCCTGTGGGAAGTGCGGTTCCCGCGCGTGGTGATGGCCATGCTCGTCGGCGCGGCCCTGGCCACAGCGGGTGCGCTGTTGCAGGGTGTCTTCGCCAATCCCCTGGCCGAACCCGGTGTCATCGGTGTCTCCGCGGGTGCGGCGGTCGGTGCGGGCACGGTCATCGTCGTCGGTGGCACGTTCGTGGCGTCCTGGTCGGTGGCCGCGGGTGCGTTCGTCGCCGGACTGCTGACCACCCTGCTGGTCTATGTGCTCTCGCGCTCCAACGGTCGCACCGAGGTGGTGACCCTGGTGCTGACCGGTGTGGCCATCAACGCCTTCGCGGGCGGACTCATCTCGTTCCTGCTGTTCAGCGCCTCTCCGGCCGCGCGCGATCAGATCGTGTTCTGGCAGATGGGCAGCCTCAACGGCGCGACCTGGCAATCGGTCGCGGTGGTCGCGCCGCTCACCGCGCTCGGGGTCGCGGCCGCGGTACTGATGGCACCGCGCCTGGACCTGCTGGCGCTCGGTGAATCCGCGGCCCGGCATCTGGGCGTGGATGTGGAACGCCTGCGCCGCAATGTGATCGTCGTGGTCGCGATCCTGGCCACCGCCGGCGTCGCCTTCACCGGCATCATCCTGTTCGTCGGATTGATCGTGCCGCATCTGGTGCGCATGATGGTCGGCCCCGCCCATCGGGTGCTGATCCCGCTGTCCGCGATCGTGGGCGCGGTGGTGCTGGTCGCGGCCGATATCGGCGCCCGCGCCCTGGTGCACAATGCCGACCTGCCGCTGGGCATGCTCACCTCCCTGGTGGGCGGACCCTTCTTCTTCTGGCTGCTGCGGCGCACCCGCGCCCGTTCGGGAGGCTGGGCGTGA
- a CDS encoding MMPL family transporter gives MLETRTHSSRSLRWGRLIHRNRYLVFGLFALAVLASGCYGRDLGDHLTQEGWFDESSESVAASKLADSTFGRDTDSDLIVLYTAPAGHTLDDEPVRSAVADELNRLRGSHSEQILKIDSYWDGALMGQFADASRTHAFASIGLKGDGGTDTVNNYMAIKDEFHAGAPGSGPGGTTVQLAGMQPVVEGINTGMQNDIHRAELIALPLVAILLYFVFGGIVGALLPVLIGGMTILGTQGIMRMLTDHLQVNVFASAVVTLVSLGLAIDYGLFAVTRFREELAAGRTVEEATARTVATAGRTVLFSAAIIAVSLGALFIYPNGVLRSVPLGGISSVLLAAVLSVTALPATLSIVGRRIDLWGWHRLAGIRTAEQIDAGFFSRLALFAMRKPWLVIAPIVLVLLGLILPFRHIEFGGLSERYLASDNSARVAQQDFDRMFPQFRTEPLKLVVVGANPQQLSDIRYEANQVSAAHMTGPFDPVAPTKDAVTVLGSGLVDKRDADTVMSALRGIDEPPGVRVMVAGVPALERDSILGLIKGLPLLAAILITAALALMYAAFRSLVLAIKAVVMSALSLGATLGILTWIFVEGHGAGLFDFTPGPLMFAVLVLIVTVLFGLSTDYEVFLQSRMAEARADGASPKEAIRYGIAHTGGVITSAAAILIVVTGAFGFSDLVLMKYIAYGMIAALLLDATVIRMLLTPAVLKLVWK, from the coding sequence ATGCTCGAAACCCGCACGCACTCTTCGCGTTCGCTGCGGTGGGGGCGTCTGATCCACCGCAATCGGTATCTGGTGTTCGGACTGTTCGCCCTGGCGGTGCTGGCCTCGGGGTGCTACGGGCGCGATCTGGGCGATCATCTGACCCAGGAGGGCTGGTTCGACGAGTCCAGCGAATCGGTAGCCGCCTCCAAACTCGCCGACTCCACCTTCGGGCGCGATACCGACAGCGATCTGATCGTGCTCTACACCGCCCCCGCCGGGCACACCCTCGATGACGAACCCGTGCGCAGCGCGGTCGCCGATGAGTTGAATCGGTTGCGCGGCAGCCACTCCGAGCAGATCCTCAAGATCGACTCGTACTGGGACGGCGCGCTCATGGGCCAGTTCGCCGACGCCTCGCGCACGCACGCCTTCGCCAGTATCGGTTTGAAGGGCGACGGTGGCACCGACACGGTGAACAACTACATGGCCATCAAGGATGAATTCCACGCCGGCGCACCGGGTTCCGGGCCGGGCGGGACGACCGTGCAGTTGGCGGGTATGCAGCCGGTGGTCGAGGGCATCAACACCGGGATGCAGAACGATATCCATCGCGCGGAGTTGATCGCGCTGCCTCTGGTGGCGATCCTGCTGTACTTCGTCTTCGGTGGCATCGTGGGGGCGCTGCTGCCGGTGCTCATCGGCGGGATGACGATTCTGGGCACCCAGGGCATCATGCGCATGCTCACCGATCATCTACAGGTGAACGTCTTCGCCTCCGCGGTGGTCACTTTGGTGAGCCTGGGCCTGGCGATCGACTACGGCCTGTTCGCGGTGACCCGATTCCGGGAGGAGCTCGCGGCCGGGCGCACCGTGGAGGAGGCCACCGCGCGCACCGTCGCCACGGCCGGGCGCACCGTGCTGTTCTCGGCGGCGATCATCGCGGTGAGCCTGGGCGCGCTGTTCATCTACCCCAATGGCGTACTGCGCTCGGTGCCGCTGGGCGGGATCAGTTCGGTGCTGCTGGCGGCGGTGCTGTCGGTGACCGCGCTGCCCGCGACGCTGAGCATCGTGGGCCGCCGGATCGATCTGTGGGGTTGGCATCGGCTGGCCGGTATCCGCACCGCCGAGCAGATCGACGCCGGATTCTTCTCCCGGCTGGCGCTGTTCGCCATGCGCAAACCGTGGCTGGTGATCGCCCCGATCGTGCTGGTGCTGCTGGGGTTGATCCTGCCGTTCCGCCATATCGAGTTCGGCGGGCTCAGCGAACGCTATCTGGCCTCGGACAATTCGGCGCGGGTGGCGCAGCAGGACTTCGATCGGATGTTCCCGCAGTTCCGCACCGAACCGCTCAAACTCGTGGTGGTGGGCGCGAATCCGCAGCAGCTCAGCGATATCCGGTACGAGGCGAATCAGGTGAGCGCGGCGCATATGACCGGGCCGTTCGATCCGGTCGCACCGACCAAGGACGCGGTGACGGTGCTGGGCAGCGGTCTGGTCGACAAACGCGACGCCGATACGGTGATGTCGGCGCTGCGCGGGATCGACGAACCGCCCGGGGTGCGGGTGATGGTGGCCGGGGTGCCCGCCCTGGAACGCGACAGCATCCTGGGTTTGATCAAGGGCCTGCCACTGCTGGCCGCGATCCTGATCACCGCGGCGCTGGCGCTGATGTACGCGGCGTTCCGTTCGCTGGTGCTGGCGATCAAAGCCGTTGTCATGAGCGCACTCTCACTCGGCGCGACGCTGGGCATCCTGACCTGGATCTTCGTGGAGGGTCACGGTGCGGGGCTGTTCGATTTCACCCCCGGCCCGCTGATGTTCGCGGTGCTGGTGTTGATCGTGACGGTGCTGTTCGGCTTGTCCACCGACTACGAGGTGTTCCTGCAATCGCGCATGGCCGAGGCTCGCGCGGACGGCGCCTCGCCGAAAGAGGCCATCCGGTATGGAATTGCGCATACGGGCGGCGTGATCACCTCCGCCGCAGCTATTCTCATCGTGGTGACGGGCGCCTTCGGATTCTCCGATCTGGTGCTGATGAAGTACATCGCCTACGGCATGATCGCCGCGCTGCTGTTGGACGCCACGGTCATCCGGATGCTGCTCACCCCGGCTGTGCTGAAACTGGTGTGGAAGTGA
- a CDS encoding heme/hemin ABC transporter substrate-binding protein encodes MRCLVNARSAVLLRTAVAVLAGGLVLGATACTSSGGGSVAGQQGPATATVGDADPVPIGPEPTPTLPVTVHNYDGGEVTVTDSSRIIAVDRSGTFAQTVYALGLGSKLVGRSTSAAFPAVKDVPNVAGGSGSMSVEAIAALRPSVLLTDSTSATPVMRDQLKALGIATVYLDPERTIDGVGPQIEAVANALGVPDAGRKLAQRTKDEIAAATATVPARDPELRIAFLYLRSTAITMIAGPGSGADSLIAALGATDAGTASGIREPFIPITSEALIAAAPEVLLVMSDGLSSVGGVDGLAKVPGIAQTPAGKNKRVVDMSDAVVLSFGPNTGRVVAALAKAIYGEKTA; translated from the coding sequence ATGAGGTGTCTCGTAAATGCCCGATCGGCCGTCCTGCTGCGCACCGCGGTGGCGGTGCTCGCGGGCGGTCTGGTCCTGGGCGCGACCGCCTGCACCAGCAGCGGCGGCGGCAGCGTCGCCGGACAGCAGGGACCGGCCACCGCGACCGTCGGCGACGCCGATCCGGTGCCGATCGGACCCGAACCCACCCCGACCCTGCCGGTCACCGTGCACAACTACGACGGCGGCGAGGTGACCGTCACCGACTCCAGCCGCATCATCGCCGTGGACCGCTCGGGCACCTTCGCCCAGACCGTGTACGCGCTCGGACTGGGCTCGAAACTGGTGGGCCGCTCCACCTCCGCGGCGTTCCCCGCGGTCAAGGATGTGCCGAACGTGGCGGGTGGTTCGGGCTCGATGAGCGTGGAAGCCATTGCCGCACTGCGGCCTTCGGTCCTGCTCACCGACAGCACCAGCGCCACCCCGGTCATGCGCGATCAATTGAAGGCCCTGGGTATCGCGACGGTGTACCTCGATCCCGAGCGCACCATCGACGGTGTCGGCCCGCAGATCGAAGCCGTCGCCAACGCGCTCGGAGTTCCCGACGCCGGTAGGAAGCTCGCCCAGCGCACCAAGGACGAGATCGCCGCGGCCACCGCGACCGTGCCCGCGCGCGATCCCGAGCTGCGCATCGCCTTCCTGTATCTGCGCAGTACCGCCATCACCATGATCGCCGGACCCGGTTCGGGCGCGGACTCGCTCATCGCCGCCCTCGGCGCGACCGATGCGGGCACCGCCTCGGGAATCAGGGAACCGTTCATCCCGATCACCAGCGAAGCCCTCATCGCCGCCGCACCCGAGGTGCTGCTGGTCATGTCCGACGGCCTGTCCTCGGTCGGCGGCGTCGACGGACTGGCCAAGGTCCCGGGCATCGCCCAAACCCCCGCGGGCAAGAACAAGCGCGTCGTGGACATGTCCGACGCCGTCGTACTGAGCTTCGGCCCCAACACCGGTCGCGTCGTGGCGGCCCTGGCCAAGGCCATCTACGGCGAAAAGACCGCATGA